The Janthinobacterium tructae genome contains the following window.
GCACGCAGGTGCCGAGGATCAGCGCGATGGCTGCCAGCATCTGGTTGGCGATGCCGAACAGCGGCCACAGGGTGTTGATGCCGCCCAATGGATCGACCACGCCCTGGTACAGGAAGTAGCCCCAGGCCGCCACGCACAGGCCCGTGGCCAGCAGGTTGGCGATGACGTTTTCCGTCTGTTTCAGCGCTGGCACGAAGCTGCCCAGCAAGTCTTGCAGCATGAAGCGGCCCGCACGCGTGCCCGCATCGACGGCCGTCAGGATGAACAGCGCCTCGAACAGGATAGCGAAGTGATACCAGAAGGCCATCATGGCCTTGCCGCCGATGGCGCCCGAGAGAATCTGCGCCATGCCGACCGCCAGGGTCGGTGCGCCGCCCGCGCGCGAGATGATGCTGTGCTCGCCAACATCCTTGGCCGTTTGCGTCAGCATTTCCGGCGTCACATAGAAGCCCCATTGCGAGATCGCCTGTGCGGCGGACTCGGCTGTCGTGCCGATCAGGGCGGCCGGGCTGTTCATGGCGAAATAGATGCCCGGCTCGATGGTCGAGGCGGCCACCAGGGCCATGATGGCAACAAACGATTCCATCAGCATGGCGCCATAGCCGATGAAGCGGGCGTGGCTTTCGTTTTCAATCATCTTCGGCGTGGTGCCCGAGGAAATCAGCGCGTGGAAGCCGGAGACGGCGCCGCAGGCAATCGTGATGAACAGGAAGGGAAACAGATTGCCCGACCAGACCGGGCCGGAGCCGTCGATGAACTTGGTCATGGCCGGCATTTTCAGGTAAGGCGCGACGACGATGATGCCGATGGCTAGGCCCAGGATGGTGCCGATTTTCAGGAAAGTCGACAGGTAGTCGCGCGGTGCCAGCAGCAGCCACACGGGCAGGACGGAAGCGATGAAGCCGTAGCCGATCAGCATCCACGTCAGTTCCGTGCCGGTAAACGTGAACATCGGGCCCAGTACGGCCGATTCCTGCACATACTGGCCGCCGATGATGGCCAGCATCAGCAGCACAAAACCGATGATGGAAATTTCGCCGATGCGGCCCACGCGGATGAAGCGCGAGTACACGCCCATGAACAGGGCGATGGGAATCGTCGCCATCACGGTGAAGCTGCCCCATGGCGAACCGGTCAGCGCCTTGACGACGATCAATGCCAGTACGGCCAGGATGATGACCATGATCATGAAGCAGCCGAGCAGGGCGATCATGCCGGGAATTTCGCCCAGTTCAGCCTTGATCAGGTCGCCCAAGGAGCGGCCGTCGCGGCGCATGGAAATGAACAGCACGATGAAATCCTGCACGGCGCCGGCAAACACGACGCCCGCCAAGATCCACAGCATGCCGGGCAAATAGCCCATCTGCGCGGCCAGCACGGGGCCGACCAGGGGGCCGGCGCCGGCAATCGCGGCGAAATGGTGGCCGAACAGCACATATTTGTTGGTCGGCACGTGGTCGAGGCCATCGTTGTGCTTGAAGGCCGGCGTCATGCGGCGTGCGTCCAGGCCCAGCACCTTGTCGGCGATGAACAGGCTGTAGAAACGGTAGGCGATCAGGTAGACGCAGACGGCGGCGATGACGATCCAGATTGCGCTGATCGGTTCGCCACGTTGCAGGGCGACGACGCCCAGGGATCCGGCGCCGGCAAGCGCAAGCGCTGCCCAGCCGAGCTGTTTGAAAATGCGGTTCATGCTTCCTCCAGAGATTGACGGGCGCTGTGCCGTGCGATGATGTGTGCTGCGGGTCCTGGTCGTCGCCAGTTTGATGTGACTTTTGGTGTATTTGCAGCTTATGGCAAGTATTCAGGAATCGTATAATTGCCGCAAGCGCACGACTACGCAGTAACGCTCAGTATTACTACGCAGACCGATTGCCGTGCCGCGACGTAAAATCACGCATTCCCACCAGCATCGACACCGCCGGAGCGCGCCAGGCCATGAAACTCAGACAGAAAGTCATCTTCCTGGCCATCACGCCGCTCATCCTTGCCCTGTGCGCCATCGCGTTTGCCGTGCGGCACCAGGCGATTACCCTGGCCGAGCAGCAGCGCGCCACCATCCAGCAAGCCTACCTGGCCAGCAAGGAAGCCGAACTCAAGCATTACGTGACCCTGGCCAGCCATTCCATCGCCTCGTTATATGGTTCGGGCCGCAAGGATGCCGCCACGCAAGAGGAAGCCAAGCGCATCCTGTCTGCCCTCAGCTATGGCGACGATGGCTACTTCTTCATCTATGATTTGCAGGGCAAGTCGCTGATGCATCCGCGCCAGCCCGAGCTGGTGGGGCAGAATCTGTGGGAGTTGCGCGACGCGGACGGCAACCTGACCATCCAGCGCCTGATGCAGCGCGCCAGGAGCGGCGGCGGCTTCGAGCGCTACAACTGGATCAAGCCCTCGAGCAACAAGTCGGCGCCCAAGCTCGGCTATGTGATCCTGATGCCGGAATGGGGCTGGATGATGGGTACCGGTATTTACATGGATGACGTGGACCAGGCGCTGGCCAAGGTCGACGCCCAGCAGTCGCGCAATATCCGCTCGACCATGGAGCTGATCGCCGCCATCGCCATCCTCGGTTCCCTGCTGGTGGCCGCCTGCGGCCTGGTGCTGAACCTGCGCGAATTGCGCGTGGCCGACGCCAAGCTGAAAGTACTGGCGCAGCGCGTGGTGGAATCGCAGGAAGAGGAGCGGGCGCGGCTGTCGCGCGACTTGCATGACGGCATCAGCCAGTGGCTGGTGTCGATCAAGCTGCAAATCGAGGCGGGCATCGCGCGCCTGGCCGGTAATGCCGAGCAGAAAGAAAAGGCGCCGGCCACGTTCGAGCGGGCCGCCGAGCAGCTGAACAAGGTGCTGGGCGAGGTGCGGCGCATTTCGCACAACCTGCGCCCGGCCATCCTCGACGACCTGGGCCTGGCCGCCGCGCTTGACCACCTGGTGCATGAATTTAACGACAGCAGCAGCGCGCAAGCCAGTTTCACGGCCAGCCCGGCGGCGGCGGGCGAGGGCTTGCCCGACATGGTCAATACCGTCTTGTTCCGCATCGCCCAGGAAGCGCTGACCAATTGCGAGCGCCATGCCCACGCCCGCGGCGTGGAAGTGAGTTTGCGCGAGGCGGGCAAGGCGGTGGAATTGCGCATCCAGGATAATGGCGGCGGCTTCGACTTCGACGGCATCGCCCTGCATCCGCAGCGCGGCATCGGCCTGCGCAACATGACGGAACGCATGGAAGCCATCGGCGGCAGCCTGCACATCACCTCGTCGCCGGCCGGCACCCTGGTGCTGGCGCGGCTCGCCCTTCCACCCACACACTGATTGACAGATACCGAGACATGACCAAGACGATCAACATCCTGCTGGTGGACGACCATCCCCTTGTGCGCGACGGCTTGCGCGCGCGCCTGGAGGCGGTGGCGCATTTCGACGTGGTCGCCGAGGCGGGCGGCGCCGACGAAGCCCTGGCCCAGGCGCGTGCGCACCAGGTGGACCTCGTGTTGATGGATATCAATATGCGCGGCATCAACGGCATCGAAGCGACGGCCCTGTTCAAGCAGGCGTTTCCGCAGATTGCGGTGCTGATCCTGTCCATGCACGACAAGCTTGAATATGTGTCGCAAGCCATCGCCGCCGGCGCGCGCGGCTATGTGCTCAAAGATGCTCCAGGGAAAGATATCGTCTTCGCCATCGAGACGGTGATGTCCGGCGGCATTTATTACAGCGCGGCCCTGGCGCGGCAGTTATCGCGCCCGCAAGTGCACGATTCCTTCCTCACCACGCGCGAGCAGCAAGTGCTGCAACACATCGCGGCGGGCCAGTCGAACAAGCAGATCGCCCGCGACCTGGACCTGAGCGTGCGCACGGTCGAGACGCACCGCCTGAACATCAAGCGCAAGCTGGGCATCGAAGGGCAGGCTGAATTGATCAAATATGCGGTCGAACATGCGCATGGCGGCGGCGCCTGAACGGCGCTGGCGTCACAGTGTTTTTTTTCAAACCCGCATGACAGGCGGGTCTCCCGGGGGGAGTGTTTTTTTTGAATATTTATTGCCAAAATTAAACTGTTTCACGGGTGAGATTCGGATAGAATGATTCTCGCTGTCGAAATGGCATCCCTGTCGGGCCAGGGTTGCCAATGCTGGTCAGTTTATTTACTATGGCGCCCTACCCACACTGAGATACCGATGTCAGCGTCTGAATCAAACCTGTTTCCGTTGGTGGGATTACAAGCAGTGGCCAATGCTCATAACGAGTGGGTCGCTGTCACCTTGCATGTACCGCAGGCCTCGACGGCGCCGCTGCTGGCGGCGCTGGCCGCTGCCGATGCGTATGCCTTCCTTGCGCCGCTCGACTGCATCATTCCCCTGGCCGACCCGCATGGCGTGGACGAGGCCGTGCTGGCGCAACTGGCGCCGCAACGCACCATTTTCCGTTTGCCGGCGCAGTTTGCCGGCGACAAGCAAATCCAGAAAAAATGCCAGCAATGGCGCGACGCCGGCTATCGCATCCTGCTCGATGGCGCCGATGCCGGTCCCGTGGTGGCGGCGCAGGTCGACGCGCGCGCGCTGAGTTTTGACGCGGCGGGCGCCCGCCCGGCCCTGCATCAACTGCTGCCCTTGCCGGGGCCGCACCTGGCCTACAACATCGGCGACGCGGGCCAGCTTGCCGCATTGCAAGAAATCGGCGTGAGCTGGTTTGCCGGCGACTACGCCTTGCGACATGCGCGCCAGCAAAGCGAGCCGGAAGACGCTACCTCGCGCCGGCGCTTGCTGGCGCTGCTGGGCCTGCTGGCCCGCGATGCCGACGCGCACGAGCTGGAAGTGCCGCTCAAACAGGATCCATCGCTCAGCTATCATCTGTTAAAACTGGTCAATTCGGCCGCCTTCGGTTTCACGGCGCCGATTACCAGCTTCAGCCAGGCCATCACCCTGCTGGGCCGGCGCCAGCTGCAGCGCTGGCTGCAACTGCTGCTGTATGCGCGGCAACAGGACGATGGCAAGATCCACGCGCTGCTGCCGCTGGCGGCCGTGCGCGCGGCGCAGATGGAAGCGCTGTGCCAGCTGCGCGGCGGCGACCGCGATGCGCAAGACCTGGCCTTCATGGCGGGCGTGTTTTCTCTGCTCGACGTCCTGCTGGGCATGCCGATGGAAGAGATCATCGCTACACTGAATCTGGCACCCGAAGTCAACGACGCCTTGCTGGAACGCAATGGCGAGCTGGGCACCTTGCTGGCGCTGGTCGAAAGCGCCACGCCGCTGCCAGAAGGCTTGCGCCGTGCCGGCATCGATGGAGAAACCTATTGGCGCAGCCTGCTACAGGCCTACCAATGGGCCATCCAGGTCAGCCGGAACCTCTAGCATGACATTGCTGCCGGTGTCGGATTACCTCGGTGACAGCGCCGCCCTGTGCGATGCCGTCGTGCGTTTGCGCGGTCCCGCGCTGGTGGCTGAGCTGGGCCGTATCGCCAGCGCCGTGATGGCCAGCCCGCATGGCCAGTTTCTGCCTGCGGGCAGCATGGACGCCGCTGCATCGTCCGCGATTTTTTCCAGCGACACGCCTGCCTTGCTGCAGGAAATCAGTTTTGACGGCCACTGCTTCGGCCACTACAGCGTGGCGGGGCGCAGCCTGTACAACGACGCCGACCGTCGCCACCTGGCCAGCCTGGCCTCGCTGACGGCCGGCGTGTTGCAGGTGCATTCGCTGGCGCAACGCTCGACCCATGCGTTTGCGCAAGTCGAAGCCTTGCTGGCGCAGCAGACGCAAATCCTCGACCAGTTGCACGAATCCGTGCTGACGATGGACTTGACGGGCTACATCACCAGCTGGAACAAGGGCGCCGAGCGCCTGTTCGGCTACACCTCGGTGGAAGCCGTGGGGCGCAACATCCTGTTCCTGTACGACGACGAAGATACGGGCTTCCACGACGCCTTCCTGGAGCAGGGAGGGCGCCTGATGGAGGTGCGCCGCCGAAAGAAGTCCGGCGAAATATTCTGGGCCAGCCTGTCCCTGTCGCCGCTGCAGGACATGGACGACAAACCCATCGGACTCATCGCTTACCTGACGGACATCACGGAACGCAAGCTGGCCGAAGAGCGATTGCACCACCTGGCCTACTACGACCCGCTGACCAGCCTGCCCAATCGCACCTTGCTGGCCAAGCTGGTAGACCAGGCCCTCTCCGTGGCGCAGCGCAGCAAGATGCTTGGCTGCGTGATGTTCATCGACCTGAACCGTTTCAAGCTGATCAACGACACCCTGGGCCGGCGCATCGGCGATGAACTGCTGCGTCAGGTCTCGCTGCGTTTCCGCAAGGTATTGCGAGACCAGGACCTGGTGGCGCGCCTGGGCGGCGACGAGTTCGCCGTGGGCCTGTTCGACATCGGCCAGCACTTCGAGGCCAGCTTGGTGGCGCAAAAGCTGCTCGCTTCCCTGGTGCAACCGTTCCTGATCGAAGGCCACGACTTGCGCGTGGGCGCCAGCATCGGCATCAGCGTGTACCCGCAAGACGGGCAGGACGCGGAAACCCTGCTGCGCCTGGCCGACATCGCCATGTACCGCGCCAAGCAGGACAGTGGCGGCGAAGCGGAAAGCGTGGCCTTCTACAGCCAGGACATGAACCTGGGCATGCAGGCGCGCATGCGCCTGGAAATAGGCTTGCGCCAGGCATTATCGGAACAGCAACTGCTGCTGCACTACCAGCCGAAATATGCGCTGGGCAGCGGCCGCATCATCGGCGCCGAAGCGCTGGTGCGCTGGCACCACCCGCAGCACGGCATGATCCCGCCCGCCGAGTTCATTCCCCTGGCCGAATCGACGGGCCTGGTGGTGCAAGTGGGCGAATGGGTGCTGGAAGCGGCCTGCGCCCAGGCGCAGGCGTGGAAACTGGCGGGCCTGCCGCCGATCCGCCTGGCCGTCAACGTCTCCGCGCGCGAATTCACCTCGGCCCTGCCCGCCAGGGTGGCGGCGACCCTGGCCCGCTACGGCCTGGAAGCTGCCTGGCTGGAACTGGAAATCACGGAAAGCACGCTGATGCACAACATCGAGCGCGTGATCGGCATCATGGACCGCATCACGGCGCTTGGCGTGGCCCTGTCACTGGACGACTTCGGCACCGGTTATTCAAGCTTGTCCTACCTCAAGCGTTTCCCCATCGACACGCTAAAAATCGACCGCTCGTTCACCACCGGCATCCCGACAGACGCCAGCGACTGCGCCATCGCCAGCACCATCATCAGCATCGCCCAGCAACTGCACCATAAAGTGATCGCGGAAGGCGTGGAAACGGCCGAGCAACTGGCGTTTTTGAAGAGCTCCGGCTGCGACGAAGTGCAGGGCTATCTGTTCTCGCGCCCGTTGCCAGCGCTGGAGTTCGAGAAGGCGCTGCGGGAAAACTGGGGGCTGTAAGGCTTCTGCTTTTGTGTCTGCGCAGGTATAGCCCCCGGCCCCGGCCGCTGGGAAAATAAGACCACGACAGTACTAGCCATTGGTAAGCCACTGAGCTTTATGTATAATGCTGCCATCAGGAAGCGTGGCCGAGTGGTTGAAGGCACTAGTCTTGAAAACTAGCGACGGGTTACACTGTTCGTGAGTTCGAATCTCACCGCTTCCGCCAGAAATATGAAAATAAGCCCTTGATTATCAAGGGCTTATTTTTTTTGTGCCGTCGCCTGAACAATCCCTGATGTAAAACTTCATTTTCAACTTAGCGCTAAGTTGCGGAAATGGTTTCCGCAACTCGCCGCTAGCGGGTAGGGCGGACAGCCTGGCCAATGCGCCGATAGACCTTTTCCGTGATGACTTTTTCACTATGCCCCAGCAGGGAGCTGGCGGCGCCCAGGTCGGCAATGTCGCTGGCGGAGCGCGCCCGGATATCGCGGAACTGGAAAGCCTTGATGCGGCTGGCCAGCTCCTCGTCGCCAGCCTTTAGCGCCAGTTCCGCCGCAGCTTTCCGGGCGCCATCGAAGCGCAGGCGCAAATGCCACTTCTTGACCTGGAAGCCGTTCGGCAGCGCGACAATGAAGGTGGTGCGCGGCCGGTGCGGGCGCGCGTGGATGCGCTCGATGACCTTCGCCAGTTCGGACTTGATGCCGTCGTGCTCGAGCACGATGCGCAGCAGCTTGTTGCTCTTGCCCTGGCGCACCTGCAACGCCCCATCCTTCAAATCGCCGTCGCGCATCTTGAGCACGTCCGCAGGCCGCTGGCCGGTCAGGTAGTTCAGGTCCATGGCGTCCTGCAGCTCTTCACAGCCTGCATTCCGCACTGCGTCCCACACGGCCTTGTCGGCATAAAAGTCGCGCGGCACCTCTTTGTTTTTGCGCACGCCCCGGCATGGGTTCTCGCGCTTCGTGTAGCCCCATTCCCTTGCCATATTGAACACATGCGACAGCAACGCGATTTCGCGGTTGGCGCGTACCTTGGCGCTGCGCGCGTCGCGGTAGCGAGCAATGTCCTGCGGCGTGATGGCGTCGATGGGCGCGCTGTCGAAGACCGGGCGAAGCTGGCTCAACGAGCTGGAGTTTTCGCGTTGCGTGCTTGGGGCCTTGCCGGGCAGGATGTCACGGACGTACTGCGCAAACACGTACTCCATGAGCGTGGCGTCGGTCGGGACTGGTTTGCACTCATATTCCGCCCACAGGCGCTTGGCCTCGACCAGATCCGTACCCAGTGGGTATTCCTTCCGATTCCCGGCGTCGTCCCGGCCATTGTAGTAATAGCCGGTCCACGTTTCGCCCGATTTCAGCTTGCGCACGCGCCGCAGCATGCGCGGTGGAAGTTTGTAGCCAGTGCTCTTAGGTCGCATTGTTCTCTTTCTATTAACGTACTTTGGACAGGTCCGGCGCCCAGGCCGGCGTGCTCACCAGGCTGGCGGGATTGATGCCGCTCAAGCGCAACCTGGCGTACAGGCGCCCGATGATGGGCGCGCCGGCGCGGTTCTTGATGAAGGTCCAGCCGTTTTGCTGCAGCCATTTGATCTGATCCACTTTCCGGCAGCAGCCTGAAATGGTTTCCAGCTCTTCAGCAGTCAGGGTTTCGGACTGGATCGAATTGTCAAAAAGGTTATTCATTGGATGCCGCTTTCGTTATGGCGGGGTTGCATGCCTTGCTTTTGCTCGTTGCCAAGGCGAACGCTTCGGCTTCGGTATATTGGGGAACTTCGGCGCCGATCTTGCGGAAGTCTCTTAGCCTGCAAAATTCGTTATAGTCGGCGTCCTCGAACAAGGCCGCCACGGCAGGCAATGTGCGTTCCGCTTTCATGCTGGGCACCCGACAGGCGCTGCTGCTTTCTTGATCGCCTCAATGGCGGCCAACGGCACGGCGCGGAACATGCCCGCCCACTGGTGGTCCAGCTCGACCCACGCATGCAGCTCGCCATTGCCCACGTCGCGGCGCAGGGCGTTAACGGTGCCGGCCTGGTAGCCTTCGTCGGTATCGAAGGTCACTCGGTCACCAATCGAGACCGGCCGAGAAAATTCAGGTGTTTGCATGGGTATCACTCCTTTTTATATTTGCGTTGCAGATGCGCCAAATGCGCGCTTGGCCCGCCTGGCTGCCGTTTTTTGTGGTGCAGATAGATGGCTTCGGTATCAATCCGGGCGCATGGCGCGCCCTCCCTATCAAAACTCCGCCCAACATAGAAGGACGGAGCAAAATTTTTATTTTTCCCGATCGGATTTTCGATCGGATTTTTCTTGGCCCATGCCGGGCGCGAACAGTTATTTACACCAGTCCGAGGAACGGCAAGGGCCACCCCGGCCCGGTCTATCGTCCAGCGGTAGCGGGTGGACTCATAGACCGCATGCGGCTGCGCCGCCAGATACACGCCTACCGGCCTGTGCGCCTCCACCTGCTCATAGCGCCCTTCGACGCCCTCTACCCGCTTGGCAATCTGTATCGCGGCCTGGCGGCCCACGGTAGGCCCGCCCATGGCCCGTATAAAGCGGGCGAAGTCGGCGCGCTGAGCGATGGCCGGATTGTCGGACTCCACTTTCTGCGCGGCCTGATAGGCTTCGCGGATAGGCTCAGGCGCATTGCGCACCGACTCCTCCGATAGGCGGCGGAATTCGCGCCACACGCCCACCGGCACGCCGCCGATCTGCTGGAACTGGCGAATGCCCCACACCTGCGACCAGTACGTGACGCGCTGGGAGGCGGTGAATTCCATATTGCCGAACATATCGGGCGCGATGACGTAGGTTCTGCCGTCCTCGAATACCTTGTGATCCCCCACCCCGGCGCCGTCGATGTTCTTGCTGACGTATTTGGCGATATAGCCCGCCGCCGTGCCTTTTCCGGCCTCGATCCTCACCAGCTTGACGCGGTTTTTTATGGCGCCCGGCTCGTCACGGTCTTCATGCATGGCGTAGGCGCTTATCACGCATTCCATCGCGGTCTGGTGCTCAGGCGCGACGAACAACAGCATGTGCCAGTGCGGGCATCCGTCCGTGTGCGGCTCAGCAATTCGGAAGCCGTATGGCCGGATACCGCGACGGTGCAGCGATGACCGGATACGCTTCCATACGTCCGCCAGATAGGCCTGCGCCGCGCGCGGCGTCGGGCTGCCGAATTCCGTGTACTTCGCGTTCGTGCCGCCCACCGAGTGGTATTTGCTGGGACAAGTGACCGTCCAGAACATGCCGACGTGGCGCATCTTGTCGGCCACTTCTTCGAAGCCGCGTATGCGCAGCATCAATTCGCCTCGGCGCAGGGTTTTATTGCCCATGCCCAGCGCGGCCAGTTCGGCCAGACTGTAGACGTCGCCGTGCTCGTTGATGGCCGTGACGGCTGCCAGTGCCTTCTGGTTTGCCTCGTTTTGCGCCGCTTGTGCCAGGCACGTTTCACGGCTGACATACGGATCAGCGCGCACGTAGGTCAGGCCCAGCTGGATCGACGTGTGCTCAAAGCGACGCATCAATTCCTTGCGCAGTGCGCGGCGCCACCATGCGTGATCTGCTGCGCGCGCGATGTAGCCGCCTATCGTCTTCTTATCGTCAGGCGGCAGCACGCCGCGCCTGGCGCATATCGCATCAATTGCCGCCTTGATGGCGTGCTCATCATGCAGGCGCGCGCAGACCTCGTAGCACTCGCGGGCGGCCTGCAAGGCGGCCACCGATATTGCACCTGGCCCAGTCATGGCGCCATTGCTGTCGGCCAGCGGCAGGCGCTGATCGTCGGCCAGCACGGCATCGACTACGCGCTGGCGCGGCACGTTCAAGCCGCCGAACATGCTCTGCACGGCGGCGGCCATGCGTGACGGTATGCCCATGGAAAGCATCAATGCACCTTCCCACTTGTCTCAGGCATGCGCCCGCCATTCATACATTTCTTGACCACACTGAGATTGCCTTGCAGCTTGTCCAGTTCGACCCAGATGCGGCCGCGCTCCAATGCATTGAATTTATTTAGGGCGTCGCGCGCACGCTCTTTTGGCATGCGCGCCGACATGACGGCTACCATGCGAGCAGCCAGCGGTACACGCGTCCAGTAGGCGGCGCGGATAGCCTCGACGTCTGCCGGTTTGGCGATCATCGCCAGCACTGCCGCAGAGCGTTCCATGCGCTGTTCGCGTGGTGTTGCATTGATCTGCGCGGACACAGCGTCCATTTCGGCCAGAAACGCCCTGGTTTCCAGCTCTTGCTTGGTTAGAGTAGGGCCGGCGACTGCTGCGACGGCTACCAATTCATTGGTTATGCTGCGCATCACCACCCCCTGATCCAGCCAAAGGCAGACATCAACACTGGCGCGAACATGACCAATCCGGTCAGCAGACCGCTGCAGAATGTTTTCAGATTCTCTTTCATTAACTTCCTCTTTTTGGGTTTGAACGAGTTCAACACACTCAAAACCTTGTCGCGCGCGGCCAGAATCTCGGCGGCAGGCTGGAAGGACAGGTGGTTGTCGATAAGGGACGCCGGCATGGTTCAGTCCTTGATGGCGCCGATGGCCCGCAAAACGTCAGGGGTAATGACGATCAGGAGCGACAGCAGCCAGATGCCGCAGGTTTTGGCCAGGCGCAGCATCAGCGTGCCCATTCCTTGGCGAAGTACTTGGCCCAGTAGGTCAGCGTGCGCAACGAGTTGTTGCTGGAGTAGACGACGCCTGCTTCGCTGGCGAACATGTAGCACAGCACAATGGGCAGCTCTCCGACCATGGCGCGCTGGTTGTCCGGCATGAAGAAGCCGCCAAGCTGCAGCGCATGCAGGTCGCTGATGATGAAGGTGATATTGGCCGCGCCGTAGGCGTGGTAGGTTTTGGCAACCTCGCGGATATAGGCGGACAGTTCCTTGACGCTGGTGCCAGCGTTGGCGTGCAGAAGGAAGCAGGTCGGCGCCACAGGCACGACGCATTTTTGTAGGGCCGGGCGGGCGGTATTCGGGGCCGGGGAGTTGTCGGCATGACTGGTGGCGTGCAGCGTGTTTTCCATCGGTTTTCCTTATTTCAGGTTGAACGAATCCCGCACGCTCAAAAAGGAGCGCTGCAGGACACAGCAAAAGAGGGGGAGTTACAGCGGCCGGGCTACGGCGGCGCGAGGATTGGGATAGTCATCAGCAGCCCGCAGTCAGGTCCAGGGCCAGCTGGCTGGTGGCCGCCGTGCGCGCATGCTGGGACATCGGGATGCGGATATCCGGCTTGGGCATGGCGGACAGCGAGAGGGTGCGCAGCACTTCCAGGCCCGCCACGAAGGAGTGCCCGCAGTCCGGGTTCTGGCACATATAGGTGATTTCCTTGAACAT
Protein-coding sequences here:
- a CDS encoding replication endonuclease, yielding MLSMGIPSRMAAAVQSMFGGLNVPRQRVVDAVLADDQRLPLADSNGAMTGPGAISVAALQAARECYEVCARLHDEHAIKAAIDAICARRGVLPPDDKKTIGGYIARAADHAWWRRALRKELMRRFEHTSIQLGLTYVRADPYVSRETCLAQAAQNEANQKALAAVTAINEHGDVYSLAELAALGMGNKTLRRGELMLRIRGFEEVADKMRHVGMFWTVTCPSKYHSVGGTNAKYTEFGSPTPRAAQAYLADVWKRIRSSLHRRGIRPYGFRIAEPHTDGCPHWHMLLFVAPEHQTAMECVISAYAMHEDRDEPGAIKNRVKLVRIEAGKGTAAGYIAKYVSKNIDGAGVGDHKVFEDGRTYVIAPDMFGNMEFTASQRVTYWSQVWGIRQFQQIGGVPVGVWREFRRLSEESVRNAPEPIREAYQAAQKVESDNPAIAQRADFARFIRAMGGPTVGRQAAIQIAKRVEGVEGRYEQVEAHRPVGVYLAAQPHAVYESTRYRWTIDRAGVALAVPRTGVNNCSRPAWAKKNPIENPIGKNKNFAPSFYVGRSFDREGAPCARIDTEAIYLHHKKRQPGGPSAHLAHLQRKYKKE
- a CDS encoding ogr/Delta-like zinc finger family protein; this translates as MRVIGLPCPHCEYTVRAVKSRTMSAMFKEITYMCQNPDCGHSFVAGLEVLRTLSLSAMPKPDIRIPMSQHARTAATSQLALDLTAGC